The Alteripontixanthobacter sp. genome has a window encoding:
- a CDS encoding PhoH family protein, whose product MGRRPSPKASRSGSADPALSKPPVPAREIRRAKAEVSFEDQSLLVPLFGQFDANLVQVENRLGVFISARGDMVMIEGPEDSVARARDVLQAMYDRLALGQELDQGMIEAVIAMSNEPTLDGIVSGAKETPPIMIRTRRKTIVPRSAAQSDYMRQLAREDVIFALGPAGTGKTYVAVAQAVSQLITGSVQRLILSRPAVEAGERLGFLPGDMKDKVDPYLRPLYDALYDCMPPEQVERRIASGEIEIAPIAFMRGRTLADAFVILDEAQNTTREQMKMFLTRFGQNSRMVVCGDPRQVDIPGGDRMSGLADAVDRLDGVEGVAVTRFTSADVVRHPIVGRIVEAYEGEDAKR is encoded by the coding sequence ATGGGCCGACGACCTTCCCCGAAAGCCAGCCGCAGCGGCAGCGCCGATCCGGCATTGTCCAAGCCGCCCGTTCCCGCACGCGAGATTCGCCGCGCCAAGGCGGAGGTAAGCTTCGAAGACCAGTCTTTGCTGGTACCCTTGTTCGGCCAGTTCGACGCCAATCTGGTGCAGGTCGAAAACCGCCTGGGTGTATTCATATCCGCACGCGGCGACATGGTGATGATCGAAGGGCCGGAAGATTCGGTCGCCCGCGCGCGCGATGTGTTGCAGGCCATGTATGACCGGCTGGCGCTGGGGCAGGAGCTGGATCAGGGCATGATCGAAGCGGTCATTGCCATGTCCAACGAACCCACGCTGGACGGGATCGTCTCGGGCGCGAAGGAAACGCCGCCCATCATGATCCGCACCCGGCGCAAGACTATCGTGCCGCGCAGCGCGGCGCAGAGCGATTACATGCGGCAATTGGCGCGCGAGGACGTGATATTCGCGCTCGGTCCGGCGGGCACGGGCAAGACCTATGTCGCGGTTGCGCAAGCGGTCAGCCAACTGATCACCGGCAGCGTCCAGCGCCTGATCCTGTCACGCCCTGCAGTGGAAGCGGGCGAGCGGCTCGGCTTCCTGCCTGGCGACATGAAGGACAAGGTCGATCCCTATTTGCGGCCGCTTTACGATGCGCTGTATGATTGCATGCCGCCTGAACAGGTGGAGCGCAGGATCGCCAGCGGTGAAATCGAAATCGCTCCGATCGCATTCATGCGCGGGCGCACTTTGGCCGATGCTTTCGTGATTCTGGACGAGGCGCAGAACACCACGCGCGAGCAGATGAAGATGTTCCTCACCCGGTTCGGCCAGAACAGCCGCATGGTGGTGTGCGGCGATCCCCGTCAAGTCGATATTCCCGGCGGCGACCGGATGAGCGGCCTGGCCGATGCGGTGGACCGGCTGGACGGTGTGGAAGGCGTTGCGGTCACCCGCTTCACCTCTGCCGATGTGGTGCGTCACCCGATCGTGGGCCGGATCGTGGAAGCCTATGAAGGCGAAGACGCCAAACGGTGA
- the miaB gene encoding tRNA (N6-isopentenyl adenosine(37)-C2)-methylthiotransferase MiaB: MQKSDPPKTYRVKSFGCQMNVYDGDRMGELLAEQGIAPAAEGEEADLVVLNTCHIREKAAEKVYSDIGRISKAGRAAGKKPLIAVAGCVAQAEGEEIMARAPDVSMVVGPQAYHRLPQMIDDAVSGRRATDTDMPAIAKFAALPRRRKSPPSAFLTIQEGCDKFCTYCVVPYTRGAEISRPFSDLVDEAYKLVDAGAKEISLLGQNVSAWTGEDAAGHAIGMAGLIRALADVPGLARIRYTTSHPADMDDALIAAHGEIDKLMPFLHLPVQSGSDRVLKAMNRSHTADSYLKLLERFRAARPDLALSGDFIVGFPGESDAEFEETLAIVDAVGYAQAFSFKYSPRPGTPAAAMDNQIAADIMDERLQRLQASLNRDQHAFNRASVGKVCEVLVERKGKHPGQWLGKSPWLQSVWFEGDCQIGDLVGAQLLQAGPNSLEGAIKQPAIA, from the coding sequence ATGCAGAAATCGGATCCTCCCAAGACCTACCGGGTCAAAAGCTTCGGTTGCCAGATGAATGTCTATGATGGCGACAGGATGGGCGAATTGCTTGCCGAGCAGGGCATTGCTCCCGCTGCCGAGGGCGAAGAGGCCGATCTGGTTGTGCTCAATACGTGCCATATCCGTGAAAAGGCGGCCGAGAAGGTCTATTCCGACATCGGGCGGATATCGAAAGCCGGGCGCGCTGCGGGCAAGAAGCCGCTGATCGCTGTTGCCGGATGCGTCGCGCAGGCCGAGGGCGAGGAAATCATGGCCCGCGCGCCCGATGTCTCGATGGTGGTCGGCCCGCAGGCCTATCACCGCCTGCCGCAAATGATCGACGATGCAGTATCGGGACGCCGCGCAACCGATACGGACATGCCGGCCATCGCCAAATTCGCCGCCCTGCCCCGGCGCCGCAAATCGCCGCCAAGCGCTTTCCTGACAATTCAGGAAGGGTGCGACAAATTCTGCACATATTGCGTGGTCCCCTACACTCGCGGCGCGGAAATATCACGACCTTTCAGCGATCTGGTGGACGAAGCTTACAAACTGGTCGATGCCGGTGCGAAGGAAATCTCGCTGCTCGGCCAGAATGTCAGCGCATGGACCGGCGAGGATGCTGCAGGACACGCTATAGGCATGGCAGGCCTCATCCGCGCACTGGCCGATGTGCCGGGGCTCGCCCGCATTCGCTACACCACCAGCCATCCCGCGGACATGGACGATGCCCTGATTGCGGCGCATGGCGAAATCGACAAGCTGATGCCGTTCCTCCATTTGCCGGTGCAAAGCGGCAGCGACCGCGTGCTTAAGGCGATGAACCGTAGTCATACGGCAGACAGCTATCTCAAACTGCTCGAACGGTTTCGCGCGGCGCGCCCCGATCTAGCCTTGTCGGGCGATTTCATAGTTGGCTTCCCCGGCGAGAGCGACGCGGAATTCGAAGAGACGCTCGCCATAGTCGATGCGGTTGGCTACGCGCAGGCATTCAGCTTCAAATATTCGCCCCGCCCCGGCACCCCTGCCGCAGCGATGGACAATCAGATCGCAGCCGACATCATGGACGAGCGGCTGCAACGGCTGCAAGCCTCACTCAATCGCGACCAGCACGCCTTCAACCGGGCCAGTGTCGGCAAGGTCTGTGAAGTCCTGGTCGAACGCAAGGGAAAGCATCCGGGCCAATGGCTCGGCAAATCGCCCTGGCTCCAATCGGTCTGGTTCGAAGGCGACTGCCAGATCGGCGATCTGGTGGGGGCGCAATTGCTCCAGGCTGGCCCCAATTCGCTGGAAGGGGCCATAAAGCAGCCTGCGATTGCGTAG